The Metabacillus schmidteae genome has a segment encoding these proteins:
- a CDS encoding beta-glucosidase family protein: MNIVDIRNMIERLTLEEKASLCSGEDFWTTKGIDRLAIPSILMTDGPHGLRKQEGEADHVGLNQSVPATCFPSAAGMASSWNRELIQQVGKALGKESQSEGVSILLGPGANIKRSPLCGRNFEYFSEDPYLTGEMATAHINGVQSQGVGTSLKHFAVNNQEHRRMTTDAVVDERTLREIYLTGFEIAVKKAQPWTVMSAYNKLNGTYCSENEYLLTNILKNEWGHEGIVVSDWGAVNEAEKSVAAGMELEMPSSYGAGKKRIIEAVQNGMLSEEVLDESVERLLKIVYKATSSQVKGMNYDREAHHLLAREVAAESMVLLKNEDQILPLKPGSHIAVIGDLAEHVRYQGGGSSHINPTKMDAPLQEIMKLAGDQSKVTFTRGYDVNIDVAEENELLQDGIEKAQAADVVVLFVGLPERYESEGYDREHLHIPPNQIELIDSIASVQQNIVVVLSNGSAIEMPWLDKVKGILEGYLGGQAVGGAIADLLFGVKNPSGKLAETFPENLKDNPSYLYFPGEGDRVEYREGIFTGYRYYDAKDVSPLFPFGYGLSYTSFEYSQLTIDHRQATDQDIVKVNVTVKNTGNQFGKEIVQLYVRDIDSSITRPEKELKGFEKVALQPGEEKVVTFHLDKRSFAYYNTELADWHVETGEFEILVGKSSKDIVLKDTLTILSTEEIIPVFHRNTTLGELMKNAKTAPILQHLQSMMGESAEVGPTDSVSAEMMEAMMRYMPLRALIAFSKGKMSEDMLEQLIYQFNEAVKNKSINEDVTIGGQHNV, translated from the coding sequence ATGAATATTGTTGATATAAGAAATATGATTGAAAGATTAACATTAGAAGAAAAAGCATCATTATGCTCAGGTGAAGACTTTTGGACAACAAAAGGCATTGATCGTCTGGCCATTCCTTCAATTCTTATGACAGATGGGCCTCACGGACTCAGAAAGCAAGAGGGAGAAGCGGATCATGTAGGTTTAAACCAAAGTGTACCTGCTACATGTTTTCCATCAGCTGCAGGGATGGCAAGTTCTTGGAATCGTGAACTAATACAACAAGTTGGTAAAGCTTTAGGAAAAGAAAGTCAATCTGAAGGTGTCTCGATTCTACTAGGTCCTGGTGCGAATATTAAAAGATCTCCACTATGTGGTCGAAATTTTGAGTATTTTTCTGAAGATCCTTACTTAACAGGAGAAATGGCGACCGCTCATATTAATGGAGTTCAAAGTCAAGGTGTTGGAACTTCTTTAAAACACTTTGCTGTTAACAACCAAGAGCATCGTCGTATGACAACAGATGCAGTAGTAGATGAAAGAACATTGAGAGAAATTTATTTAACTGGCTTTGAAATAGCTGTTAAGAAGGCTCAACCATGGACTGTTATGTCAGCTTATAACAAGCTTAATGGAACCTATTGTTCTGAAAACGAATATTTATTGACTAATATTCTTAAGAATGAATGGGGTCATGAAGGAATTGTTGTGTCTGACTGGGGAGCAGTTAACGAGGCAGAAAAAAGTGTCGCAGCGGGAATGGAACTGGAAATGCCATCTAGTTATGGAGCTGGGAAAAAACGAATTATTGAGGCTGTTCAAAACGGTATGTTATCCGAAGAAGTATTGGATGAGTCGGTTGAACGTTTGTTGAAAATTGTGTATAAAGCAACTTCTTCTCAAGTAAAAGGAATGAACTATGATAGAGAAGCACATCATTTATTAGCAAGAGAAGTTGCGGCAGAATCTATGGTTCTATTAAAAAATGAAGATCAGATTTTGCCTTTAAAACCCGGTAGTCATATAGCTGTAATCGGAGATTTGGCAGAGCATGTACGTTATCAGGGAGGCGGAAGTTCTCATATTAATCCAACTAAAATGGATGCTCCATTACAAGAAATAATGAAATTAGCAGGAGACCAAAGTAAGGTAACTTTTACGAGGGGCTATGATGTGAACATAGATGTTGCAGAGGAAAATGAACTATTACAAGATGGAATAGAAAAAGCGCAAGCAGCTGATGTTGTGGTTCTATTTGTTGGACTTCCTGAAAGGTATGAATCAGAGGGATATGACAGAGAACATTTGCATATTCCGCCAAATCAAATCGAGTTAATAGATTCAATTGCATCAGTACAACAAAACATAGTTGTTGTGTTAAGTAACGGCTCCGCGATTGAGATGCCATGGCTTGATAAGGTAAAAGGAATACTTGAAGGGTATTTAGGTGGTCAAGCAGTCGGAGGAGCCATTGCTGATTTATTGTTCGGAGTGAAGAATCCAAGCGGAAAGCTTGCGGAAACTTTTCCAGAAAATTTGAAGGACAACCCTTCATACCTATACTTTCCTGGTGAGGGTGATCGAGTTGAATACCGTGAAGGTATTTTTACTGGATATCGTTATTATGATGCAAAGGATGTTTCTCCGCTTTTTCCATTTGGATATGGCCTTAGTTACACTAGCTTTGAGTATTCGCAGTTAACGATTGATCATAGACAAGCAACAGATCAAGATATAGTAAAAGTTAATGTAACGGTAAAAAATACAGGAAATCAATTCGGAAAAGAAATAGTTCAATTATATGTACGTGATATTGATTCGAGTATTACACGACCTGAAAAAGAATTGAAAGGTTTTGAGAAGGTAGCTCTACAGCCAGGTGAAGAAAAAGTTGTTACCTTCCATCTAGATAAACGCAGTTTTGCCTATTACAATACTGAACTGGCAGATTGGCATGTAGAAACTGGCGAGTTCGAAATTCTTGTTGGAAAGTCTTCGAAAGATATTGTTTTAAAAGACACACTCACTATTCTGTCAACAGAAGAAATAATACCTGTATTTCATCGAAATACAACTCTTGGCGAATTAATGAAAAACGCTAAAACAGCTCCTATATTACAACATTTACAAAGTATGATGGGAGAAAGTGCTGAGGTTGGACCCACTGATTCTGTTTCAGCTGAAATGATGGAAGCCATGATGAGATATATGCCTTTACGTGCACTAATTGCATTTTCAAAAGGGAAAATGAGCGAAGACATGCTAGAACAATTAATATACCAGTTTAATGAAGCAGTAAAAAATAAGTCAATAAATGAAGATGTTACTATAGGAGGTCAACACAATGTCTGA
- a CDS encoding MMPL family transporter has protein sequence MAKILFKIGNWAVNHSKKIIGASIGVLVILVVIALSMGPSFEENMSIPGTESEKALKAVERAFPQPEDVGGEVQLVFKAPEGETLESEDVANKMKDVLDQIKKEDKMVVSTATPIDLGNLSTDKKIGFATVVYDVPSAEVTDKSKEIVLDSIEITRDAGIQTELAGSVAFSEIEVGGITEVLGVVVAFVILALTFTSFLVAGMPILTAAIGLGIGLMLILIGTNMFEITSFSLTLAAMLGLAVGIDYALFIVSRFRQQLTRGYSVKESVAIANGTAGSAVVFAGITVIVALLGLAVADIPFLTAMGISAAMCVLIAIFIAVIVVPAILGLMGHKIGPNRKNGLLQKMKGSSQKTDSNKWGKFVTKRPLLVTILGIGLLTVITLPFFHMELGLPDNGTKSDETTERRAYDLLSEAYGPGYHANLVIAAKIQKNTEDPQDALNNVIEQLEELPNIKSLTPPIPGATGDLYIMNLTPEKGPNDLETKELVTSIRNKSELILKEQNIEVMVTGATAVNIDISQKLNDALPLFAALIVGFAFILLVLVFRSILVPLKAVLGFLLSLGATLGFIVFVIQDGNLLNIFGLPTASPVLSFLPVIVVGILFGLAMDYEVFLVSRMREVYSHTGDARKAILAGMKDSGGVVTAAGLIMISVFAGFMFAPDPIIKQMGLALTFGVLFDAFIVRMAIVPAVMSLMGKAAWYLPKWLDKILPNLDIEGESIMRDLEKKDSSVQNEAV, from the coding sequence TTGGCAAAAATACTCTTTAAGATAGGTAATTGGGCAGTTAATCATAGTAAAAAAATTATTGGAGCATCAATAGGAGTTTTGGTAATTCTGGTTGTTATTGCTTTAAGCATGGGACCTTCTTTTGAGGAAAACATGTCTATTCCTGGAACTGAGTCAGAAAAAGCTCTAAAAGCAGTAGAAAGAGCATTTCCTCAGCCAGAAGATGTAGGAGGAGAAGTTCAGTTAGTTTTTAAAGCACCAGAGGGTGAAACGCTTGAGTCTGAGGATGTAGCTAACAAAATGAAAGATGTGCTGGACCAAATAAAGAAAGAGGATAAGATGGTTGTTTCAACAGCTACACCTATTGATTTAGGTAATCTAAGCACTGATAAAAAGATAGGGTTCGCAACGGTTGTATATGACGTCCCTTCTGCAGAAGTAACAGATAAATCAAAAGAAATTGTACTAGATAGTATTGAAATAACAAGAGATGCCGGAATACAGACAGAGTTAGCTGGAAGTGTTGCTTTCTCTGAGATAGAAGTTGGGGGTATAACAGAAGTATTGGGAGTAGTTGTTGCTTTTGTAATATTAGCCCTCACGTTTACATCCTTTTTAGTAGCAGGAATGCCGATTTTGACCGCTGCTATCGGTTTAGGAATAGGGTTGATGCTCATTTTAATAGGAACGAATATGTTTGAAATAACTTCTTTTTCTCTTACTTTAGCAGCGATGTTAGGCCTTGCTGTAGGTATCGATTATGCTCTATTCATTGTTTCACGTTTCAGACAACAACTAACAAGAGGATATTCGGTAAAAGAGTCGGTTGCCATTGCAAATGGAACGGCTGGAAGTGCAGTTGTTTTTGCTGGGATTACAGTTATTGTAGCATTGTTGGGGCTTGCAGTTGCTGACATCCCATTTCTAACCGCAATGGGCATATCAGCAGCAATGTGTGTATTGATTGCGATCTTTATTGCTGTCATAGTGGTCCCGGCAATTCTTGGGTTGATGGGACATAAAATTGGGCCTAACAGAAAAAATGGTTTACTTCAAAAAATGAAAGGCTCTTCTCAAAAAACGGACTCAAATAAATGGGGGAAATTTGTGACGAAGCGTCCTTTACTTGTCACGATTCTTGGAATTGGTTTGTTAACCGTCATAACACTACCTTTTTTCCACATGGAACTGGGACTTCCTGATAATGGGACAAAATCCGATGAGACAACTGAAAGAAGAGCGTATGATTTATTATCAGAAGCCTATGGTCCTGGTTATCATGCAAATTTAGTTATTGCAGCTAAGATCCAAAAGAATACTGAAGATCCACAGGACGCATTAAATAATGTAATCGAGCAATTGGAGGAGTTACCTAATATAAAAAGCTTGACACCTCCAATACCTGGCGCCACAGGTGACTTGTATATTATGAACCTTACACCTGAAAAAGGACCCAATGATTTAGAAACAAAAGAATTGGTTACTTCTATAAGAAACAAAAGTGAATTAATTTTAAAAGAACAAAATATTGAGGTAATGGTAACAGGGGCGACAGCTGTTAACATTGATATTTCTCAGAAACTAAATGATGCACTTCCTTTATTTGCAGCCTTAATTGTAGGATTTGCTTTTATCCTTTTAGTATTGGTATTTAGATCGATTCTAGTTCCTTTAAAAGCAGTTTTAGGTTTCTTACTTTCGTTAGGCGCGACATTAGGTTTTATCGTATTTGTCATTCAAGATGGAAATCTACTAAATATCTTCGGATTACCAACAGCAAGTCCTGTTTTAAGTTTTTTACCAGTTATAGTAGTTGGTATATTATTCGGTTTAGCGATGGATTATGAAGTTTTCTTAGTTAGTCGGATGCGTGAAGTATATTCACATACAGGTGATGCAAGAAAAGCGATTTTAGCGGGAATGAAAGATAGTGGCGGAGTCGTAACGGCAGCAGGTTTAATCATGATATCTGTTTTTGCCGGTTTTATGTTCGCTCCAGATCCGATAATCAAACAAATGGGATTAGCTCTTACATTTGGTGTACTCTTTGATGCCTTTATTGTACGAATGGCTATTGTTCCAGCTGTTATGTCATTAATGGGAAAAGCAGCTTGGTACTTACCAAAATGGCTGGATAAAATTTTACCCAATCTAGATATTGAAGGCGAGTCAATAATGAGAGATCTTGAGAAAAAAGACAGTTCTGTTCAAAACGAGGCAGTCTAA
- a CDS encoding SDR family NAD(P)-dependent oxidoreductase: protein MNLQGKVAIITGAAGGIGKHVSIRLAEEGAYLALCDINNEALINVKELCEEKGAKVVAKVVKLESYEESETFVNEVISEFGEINVLINLAVAIKTPHSFLDHTIDTLDLAYQSGLVSTWNMMKTCYPYLKETKGNIINFGSGAGVIGEEGYAAYAAIKEGIRGLSRVVAREWGKDGITVNIVNPSAITDSIKQYLTTLPEEQRDPETLGFQLGAVGYFGDVYRDITPTILFLASDESKYVTGQTFNVDGGTIILP from the coding sequence ATGAATCTACAGGGGAAAGTTGCCATTATTACGGGAGCTGCCGGTGGTATTGGTAAGCATGTATCTATTCGGCTGGCAGAAGAAGGAGCATATTTAGCTCTTTGTGATATAAACAATGAGGCTTTAATAAATGTGAAAGAACTTTGTGAAGAGAAGGGCGCAAAGGTAGTAGCAAAAGTGGTGAAGTTAGAAAGTTATGAAGAAAGTGAAACATTTGTTAATGAAGTAATCTCAGAATTCGGGGAAATCAATGTTTTAATTAATTTAGCTGTAGCCATAAAAACACCTCATTCTTTTTTAGATCATACAATTGACACACTTGATTTGGCGTATCAATCGGGTCTAGTTTCTACTTGGAACATGATGAAAACTTGTTATCCATATTTAAAAGAAACGAAGGGTAATATTATAAACTTCGGTTCGGGCGCAGGGGTTATTGGTGAAGAGGGGTATGCTGCCTATGCTGCAATAAAAGAAGGAATTCGTGGATTATCACGTGTTGTAGCTCGTGAATGGGGGAAGGACGGTATTACAGTAAATATAGTGAATCCTTCTGCAATTACTGACAGTATCAAACAATATTTAACTACCTTACCTGAAGAACAAAGAGATCCTGAAACACTTGGATTTCAACTTGGTGCAGTTGGGTACTTTGGAGATGTTTATAGGGATATAACACCTACTATTTTATTTTTAGCCTCTGATGAATCAAAATATGTAACGGGACAGACATTTAACGTAGATGGTGGAACAATTATATTACCTTAA
- a CDS encoding cytochrome P450 family protein: MSTNQQNESNKTNLDFLNQEFIKNPFPVYKEIREKDPIFRFLMPNGQHAWIITSFKDASLVINDSRFVTNYPVNNDEDESNLPPHKAIISRNLLSVNPSDHRRLRRLVQKAFTPRMIERLRGRIEEITVDLLDGVQTKGEMNLIEDFAFPLPIKVICEMLGVPVKDQYKFQEWSNSLMESVNNPVLSQQGEEATIAFVEYLQDLIEQRRRYQQDDLISDLIKVEEEGDVLSEHELYALVFVLIIAGHETTVNLIGNGVLALLEFPDQKEKLISNPDLIHSAIEEILRYNGPAEVSNVRWAIEDVSFGEKIIRKGEMVFIALSSANRDPSEFINPDMFDITREVNNHLAFGKGVHFCLGAPLARLEGEIAIRELLQRMPDIRLKDTEDSLEWRQGMIIRGVKEIPIIF; encoded by the coding sequence ATGTCTACTAATCAGCAAAATGAATCTAACAAAACAAATCTTGATTTCTTAAATCAAGAATTTATCAAAAATCCTTTTCCAGTATACAAAGAAATACGTGAAAAGGATCCAATCTTTCGTTTTCTTATGCCAAATGGTCAACATGCTTGGATCATCACAAGTTTTAAAGATGCTTCGTTAGTAATAAATGATTCTAGATTTGTAACAAACTATCCAGTAAATAACGATGAAGATGAGTCCAATCTTCCCCCACATAAAGCGATTATCTCCCGTAATTTGCTTAGTGTAAATCCGTCTGATCATCGAAGGCTTAGACGTTTAGTGCAAAAGGCTTTTACACCTCGTATGATTGAACGACTTAGAGGAAGAATTGAGGAGATCACCGTTGATCTTTTAGACGGAGTACAAACAAAAGGAGAAATGAATCTTATCGAAGATTTTGCTTTTCCATTACCGATAAAAGTTATTTGTGAAATGTTAGGTGTCCCTGTAAAAGACCAATACAAATTTCAAGAATGGTCAAATTCTTTAATGGAAAGTGTTAATAATCCTGTATTATCTCAGCAAGGTGAAGAAGCAACAATTGCTTTTGTTGAATACCTTCAGGACTTAATTGAACAAAGAAGAAGATATCAACAGGATGATTTAATTAGTGATCTTATCAAAGTTGAAGAAGAAGGAGATGTCCTTAGTGAGCATGAGTTATATGCTTTGGTCTTTGTACTAATTATAGCTGGCCACGAAACTACTGTTAATTTAATAGGAAATGGTGTTCTTGCATTACTGGAATTTCCTGATCAAAAAGAAAAGTTGATTAGTAATCCCGATCTTATCCATTCTGCTATAGAGGAAATATTACGTTACAATGGTCCAGCCGAAGTTAGTAATGTTAGATGGGCAATTGAAGATGTAAGCTTTGGTGAGAAAATCATTCGAAAAGGTGAGATGGTTTTTATTGCTTTATCATCAGCGAACAGGGATCCAAGTGAATTCATCAATCCTGATATGTTCGATATTACTAGAGAAGTAAACAATCATCTTGCTTTTGGAAAAGGTGTTCATTTCTGTCTGGGAGCGCCACTAGCTAGGTTAGAAGGGGAAATAGCCATACGTGAATTGCTGCAAAGAATGCCGGATATTCGATTGAAGGATACGGAAGATTCCTTAGAGTGGCGTCAAGGTATGATTATACGTGGGGTTAAGGAAATACCAATTATTTTTTAA